The following proteins are co-located in the Desulfurococcus amylolyticus Z-533 genome:
- a CDS encoding RNA-binding protein: MSCRVVLLVTCRTGSDEWCAREIGDVIFSLDNSVVVEKTGFPGLLQVYGCRDVDSIYRRAISREYGFVETIIPVHCIMGLQEVLGERLECIDGLKIPGEVKIRVRMRGVRELSTRVFALVLKNLRSRGVVHTSSADECLFIEGINDRVYIGLGHCRTRIAVRGG; encoded by the coding sequence ATGTCTTGTAGAGTAGTTCTGCTGGTAACATGTAGAACCGGGAGCGATGAATGGTGTGCTCGTGAGATAGGGGATGTGATCTTCAGCCTCGATAATAGCGTGGTTGTTGAGAAAACGGGTTTTCCGGGGCTTCTCCAGGTCTATGGGTGTAGAGATGTCGATAGTATATATAGGAGGGCTATAAGTAGGGAGTACGGATTCGTTGAAACCATAATACCTGTTCACTGTATCATGGGGCTTCAAGAGGTATTGGGGGAACGACTCGAATGCATTGACGGCTTGAAGATACCTGGAGAGGTAAAGATCAGGGTTAGGATGCGAGGGGTTAGGGAGCTGAGTACGCGCGTCTTCGCACTTGTATTAAAGAATCTGAGGTCTAGGGGTGTGGTGCATACTTCCTCAGCAGATGAATGCCTATTTATCGAGGGGATCAATGATAGAGTCTACATAGGTCTAGGACACTGTAGAACACGCATCGCAGTACGTGGGGGATGA
- a CDS encoding ORC1-type DNA replication protein, which translates to MVKWDARKIIEDELNKQSIFKNRESLMPEYIPEALPHRENELKLLASYFRHLIANPGSMSQRVLIVGRVGTGKTTLMRTFATNLTSIAREKGLSFDYIHVNCYRNRSLFSIVRDIALQLGLSVPHRGLSSKEIMDAVISFLDEDDRYTLIVFDDFHYFVNIAGKEAIYFITRAYEAFHESKRLNMVFVSTDTNIIGVFDPVTESYLNRYIIKLQPYTSSQLLDILRYRASLAFHEDAYDEKLLELIAEYEGVDRSGEGNARHALTILLTAGDIAEKEGAGRISIEHVRKAITIHDRSKEIERINDVLKYSSLHELLLLLSIIRLLRKKNDKEVEMGEVEDEYRLLCNIHGEIPRSHTQLYEYTRNLSKTGVINAVTKNMGNRGRTTLISIPYGPLEELEKYITALVTKKSEIEY; encoded by the coding sequence GTGGTGAAGTGGGATGCAAGAAAAATAATAGAGGATGAGTTAAACAAGCAATCAATCTTTAAGAATCGTGAAAGCCTTATGCCGGAATACATACCTGAAGCACTGCCACACCGCGAGAACGAGCTCAAATTATTAGCCTCCTACTTCAGGCATTTAATAGCGAACCCGGGTTCCATGTCTCAGAGAGTACTCATAGTAGGTAGAGTTGGAACCGGTAAGACGACGTTAATGAGGACCTTTGCCACTAATTTAACGAGCATAGCAAGGGAGAAGGGCTTATCATTCGATTATATTCATGTCAACTGCTATAGGAATAGGAGCTTGTTCAGTATAGTGAGGGATATAGCCTTGCAACTAGGCCTCTCAGTACCACATAGGGGATTATCATCGAAGGAGATAATGGATGCTGTTATCTCGTTCCTGGATGAGGACGATCGGTATACTTTAATAGTATTCGACGACTTTCACTACTTCGTGAATATAGCTGGTAAGGAAGCGATATACTTTATTACAAGGGCATACGAAGCCTTCCATGAGTCAAAGCGGTTGAACATGGTCTTCGTGTCAACCGATACAAATATAATAGGGGTCTTCGACCCTGTCACCGAGTCGTATCTGAATAGATATATTATAAAACTACAGCCATACACCTCCAGTCAGTTACTTGATATATTGAGGTATAGGGCTAGCCTGGCCTTCCATGAGGATGCATATGATGAGAAATTACTGGAGCTTATCGCTGAATATGAAGGGGTAGACAGGAGCGGCGAGGGTAATGCACGCCACGCCTTGACAATACTACTTACAGCTGGAGATATAGCTGAGAAAGAAGGAGCTGGGAGAATCAGCATAGAGCACGTCAGGAAAGCTATAACGATCCATGATAGAAGCAAGGAAATAGAGAGGATTAACGATGTATTAAAATACAGCTCCCTTCACGAGCTATTATTACTACTAAGCATAATACGCCTCCTACGCAAGAAAAACGATAAAGAAGTGGAAATGGGGGAGGTCGAAGACGAATACAGGCTACTCTGCAATATACACGGAGAAATACCGCGCTCTCATACACAGCTATACGAGTACACCAGAAACCTAAGTAAGACCGGCGTCATCAACGCTGTCACTAAGAACATGGGTAACCGTGGTCGAACAACCCTCATATCCATACCTTATGGACCACTAGAAGAACTAGAGAAATACATCACTGCACTAGTAACGAAGAAGAGTGAGATAGAGTACTAG
- a CDS encoding ASCH domain-containing protein, giving the protein MITNVVYKRVCQLTEGDAYRGDGYSSVEELLKDLEKVYNRKITPSDFVTIIEFEVIKNLLDLSMRDIYMGPSPADIASLSRVLNSCKYFWMSWTCFIFLVSLLLFLDDYYFYFSPVWFLQLPPVFSGWVYGVFTPDLTIFPSLLAEGFTSVCRGARGHPKHLRCEG; this is encoded by the coding sequence ATGATAACCAATGTCGTCTATAAGAGAGTGTGTCAGCTTACAGAGGGGGATGCTTATAGAGGTGATGGATACAGCTCTGTAGAGGAGCTCCTCAAGGATCTCGAGAAAGTATACAACCGTAAAATAACTCCAAGTGATTTTGTAACAATAATAGAGTTCGAGGTGATCAAGAACCTGTTAGACCTCAGCATGCGGGACATATACATGGGGCCCAGCCCGGCTGATATAGCTAGCCTGTCACGGGTTCTGAATTCTTGTAAATATTTTTGGATGTCTTGGACGTGTTTTATCTTCTTGGTGTCTTTACTTCTTTTCCTCGATGACTATTACTTTTACTTTTCCCCCGTGTGGTTTCTTCAGCTTCCCCCGGTATTCTCTGGATGGGTATACGGGGTGTTTACACCTGATTTAACTATCTTCCCTTCACTGCTGGCTGAGGGCTTTACGAGCGTATGCAGGGGTGCCCGGGGTCACCCAAAGCACCTCCGTTGTGAAGGATGA
- a CDS encoding ABC transporter ATP-binding protein yields the protein MVVIRVANVDVRYNCIRALQDISIDIYEGEVVAVVGPNGSGKTTLLKTVDGILRPTKGSVYIDMKNVLTIPRREVAKKISLVTQLTYVAPGVKVIDFVLTGRRPHIDFAPTRRDLEISISALSAVRADSLAERDLTELSSGEFQRVLIARALAAEPKVLLLDEPTSNLDLLFQIEILNLIKSLSVDRRLTVMMSLHDLTQAYRFSDKVIILKNGRVYAVGEPDKVLNEEIIEKVYGVKVMINKDLKAVIPLV from the coding sequence ATGGTTGTTATAAGAGTGGCCAACGTAGATGTAAGATACAATTGTATCAGGGCTCTGCAAGATATCTCCATCGATATATACGAAGGGGAGGTTGTAGCCGTTGTAGGACCAAATGGTTCGGGAAAAACAACTCTTCTGAAAACAGTAGACGGTATCCTAAGACCCACGAAGGGATCTGTCTACATAGATATGAAAAACGTTCTCACGATCCCTAGGAGGGAAGTTGCAAAAAAGATCTCCCTAGTAACACAGTTAACGTATGTAGCACCCGGCGTCAAAGTCATAGACTTCGTTTTAACCGGGAGGAGGCCACACATAGACTTTGCACCAACCAGGAGAGACCTCGAGATCTCGATAAGCGCGCTTAGTGCAGTAAGAGCCGACAGCTTAGCAGAAAGGGATTTAACAGAGCTGAGTAGTGGAGAGTTCCAGAGAGTCTTGATCGCGAGAGCATTGGCGGCAGAACCAAAGGTGTTGCTACTAGATGAGCCCACATCGAATCTAGATCTATTGTTTCAGATAGAGATCCTGAATCTCATCAAGAGCCTCAGCGTAGACAGGAGGCTCACAGTGATGATGTCTCTTCACGACCTTACGCAAGCATACAGATTCTCAGACAAAGTCATTATTTTAAAGAATGGAAGAGTCTACGCTGTAGGAGAACCAGATAAAGTTCTAAACGAAGAGATCATCGAGAAGGTATACGGGGTCAAAGTAATGATCAACAAGGATTTAAAGGCAGTCATACCGCTTGTCTAA
- a CDS encoding FecCD family ABC transporter permease, with product MTVEKLFKARKIFMLASATILIFILPFSLSVGSYNVTYLDTLKFILGYSNLPPDATSILLIRLRRALAGILIGFILGASGTAMQSVLRNPMASPFTLGISSAAALGVAVVLLTGLEGSVRGVILTYSNPYIIPIFALVFALIQTAIVLLLAYRAGLSERALVLAAIAMNFFYQALLSLIQYLKLNELQVALIVFWSFGDVGRIGWVELKIIAIAASALSIYFIARALDFDLMGLGDDVAYASGVNAKRVRLEASIVAAIGASIVTAFSGVIAFLCLISPHIARLVVGNNHRYLIPESMIVAAILLVAADSIGRFILSPITLPVGVTLSLIGSPLLIYLLLKRR from the coding sequence ATGACCGTGGAAAAGCTTTTTAAAGCGAGAAAAATCTTCATGCTGGCATCAGCAACTATATTAATATTCATATTACCCTTTTCTCTTTCCGTGGGATCATACAATGTTACTTACCTGGATACATTAAAGTTCATTCTTGGATACAGCAATCTACCACCAGACGCGACAAGTATTCTACTGATTAGATTGAGAAGAGCTCTAGCCGGTATCCTAATAGGGTTCATCCTCGGAGCCTCTGGTACCGCGATGCAGTCTGTGCTAAGAAACCCTATGGCATCTCCTTTCACGCTCGGTATATCTAGTGCTGCAGCGCTTGGGGTAGCAGTTGTCTTACTAACAGGTCTAGAAGGCTCTGTGAGAGGGGTCATTCTCACATATTCAAACCCATACATCATACCTATCTTCGCACTTGTCTTCGCGTTAATTCAAACAGCCATTGTTCTACTACTAGCTTACAGGGCCGGGTTGAGCGAGAGAGCCTTGGTTCTAGCAGCTATTGCAATGAATTTCTTTTACCAGGCACTGCTAAGTCTTATCCAGTACCTCAAGTTGAACGAACTTCAAGTCGCTCTAATAGTCTTCTGGAGCTTCGGTGATGTTGGTAGAATAGGGTGGGTGGAGCTGAAGATAATAGCCATTGCTGCCTCTGCGCTCTCAATATACTTCATTGCCAGAGCACTAGACTTCGATCTCATGGGTCTCGGAGACGATGTTGCCTATGCCAGCGGTGTAAACGCTAAGAGAGTTAGATTAGAGGCCTCGATAGTGGCGGCGATAGGGGCCTCAATTGTAACCGCATTCTCTGGCGTAATAGCCTTTCTCTGCCTGATTTCACCACATATAGCGAGACTCGTTGTCGGAAACAACCACAGGTACCTGATCCCAGAATCTATGATTGTAGCAGCAATCCTCCTCGTAGCTGCTGACAGTATTGGCAGATTTATACTCTCCCCGATAACACTCCCCGTTGGTGTAACATTATCCCTGATCGGGTCACCGCTACTCATATACCTTCTTCTGAAGAGGCGATAA
- a CDS encoding ABC transporter substrate-binding protein — MLTKKVVTTTLVAIIVIAAVVTSLYYSFFYDKNLHTGKVEETPSYIIVTDVTNRTIKIPANLSRVVAIGPGALRLVVYLNATDLLVGVEEVEVTRDPTGKDYAMAQYNTLKNLPVVGPGGPNNPPDPEKLRAVKPQLIIMSGIYAQLYPPDRLAEEVNASVLVIDYGSAGYLDIEALKNALLILGKALGREERAENLANYIDQIVSDLNNRTRGIDPRPKVYVGAISYKGGQPFTSTQARFAPLQLLNTPSIVDSVASKAGYMSINFEYLVQQQPDFVFIDENNLNNVLSDYRKDPSQYCSLNAFRTGRVYGVLPFNFYHTNIATAFANAYFIGKVLYPDRFADIDPVVKADEIFTMFVGKPIYQGFIDGGYKGFMNLSELFPCG; from the coding sequence ATGCTTACTAAAAAAGTTGTCACGACAACCCTGGTCGCGATTATAGTTATTGCGGCGGTGGTTACCAGTCTCTATTACTCTTTCTTCTACGATAAAAACCTGCATACAGGGAAGGTTGAGGAGACCCCGTCATATATCATCGTCACAGATGTCACCAATAGAACAATCAAAATCCCAGCAAATCTAAGCAGAGTGGTCGCTATAGGCCCAGGAGCTCTGAGGCTAGTAGTATACCTGAATGCTACCGATCTCCTTGTTGGCGTAGAAGAAGTTGAGGTAACCCGAGATCCCACTGGGAAAGATTACGCAATGGCCCAGTACAACACCCTCAAGAACCTGCCTGTAGTAGGACCCGGGGGTCCAAATAATCCTCCAGACCCAGAGAAACTCAGGGCTGTAAAACCACAGTTGATAATAATGTCGGGGATATATGCGCAACTCTACCCACCTGATAGACTAGCCGAAGAGGTTAATGCCAGCGTCCTAGTGATCGATTACGGGAGCGCAGGCTATTTAGATATAGAAGCTCTTAAAAACGCATTACTGATTCTTGGAAAAGCCCTTGGGAGAGAGGAGAGAGCCGAGAACCTGGCAAACTACATTGATCAAATAGTGAGCGACTTAAACAACAGGACTAGAGGTATTGATCCAAGGCCAAAGGTGTATGTAGGTGCTATATCGTACAAGGGCGGACAACCATTTACATCGACACAGGCCAGATTCGCCCCTCTACAACTTCTAAACACACCCTCCATTGTCGACTCAGTCGCCAGTAAAGCCGGCTACATGTCAATAAACTTCGAGTATCTAGTGCAGCAACAACCGGACTTCGTGTTCATAGACGAGAATAACTTGAACAACGTACTAAGCGATTACAGGAAGGATCCGTCTCAATACTGTAGCCTAAACGCGTTCAGGACGGGGAGGGTTTATGGTGTCTTACCATTTAACTTCTATCACACAAATATCGCGACAGCATTCGCAAACGCGTACTTCATTGGGAAAGTGCTCTACCCGGATAGATTCGCTGACATAGACCCAGTTGTAAAGGCCGATGAAATTTTCACAATGTTTGTTGGTAAACCAATATACCAGGGGTTTATCGATGGTGGATACAAAGGATTCATGAACCTCAGCGAATTATTCCCATGTGGCTGA
- a CDS encoding FmdE family protein translates to MVSKELIEKAKEFHGHVCPFLVLGLRASEIAMGRLGINKAGVMETIREDIIAIVEANNCFADGVQIATGCTLGNNSLIYIDAGKNALTLFRRGSKKGIRVYVDSQKLREKYFPREALDLFKKVVTERRGSREETEKLHKLWSEIGYKMANIPEEEFIIQEVEIIEEVERAPIYESIRCSKCGELIMAPKAIYIDGKPLCIQCANGETLAIIGRGISHMRIPYRVVSNAY, encoded by the coding sequence ATGGTGAGCAAGGAGCTCATAGAAAAAGCAAAAGAGTTTCATGGACACGTATGTCCATTCCTAGTTCTAGGTCTTAGAGCCTCTGAGATAGCTATGGGCAGGCTTGGTATAAACAAAGCTGGTGTAATGGAGACTATTAGAGAGGATATCATAGCCATCGTCGAAGCCAATAACTGCTTCGCTGATGGTGTTCAGATAGCTACTGGTTGTACTCTCGGTAATAACTCACTAATATATATCGATGCCGGAAAGAATGCCCTCACGTTGTTTAGGAGAGGGAGTAAGAAAGGTATCAGGGTCTACGTGGACTCTCAGAAACTGAGGGAAAAATACTTCCCTAGAGAAGCATTAGATCTCTTCAAGAAAGTGGTGACTGAGAGAAGGGGTAGTAGAGAAGAAACCGAGAAACTACACAAGCTTTGGAGTGAAATAGGATACAAGATGGCCAATATCCCAGAGGAAGAATTCATAATACAAGAGGTTGAAATCATAGAGGAGGTGGAGAGGGCTCCGATATACGAGAGTATTAGGTGCTCTAAATGCGGAGAGCTCATAATGGCGCCCAAGGCTATCTACATCGATGGAAAACCCCTGTGCATCCAGTGCGCAAATGGAGAGACCTTAGCTATAATAGGAAGAGGCATATCACACATGAGGATCCCCTACAGGGTGGTCTCCAATGCTTACTAA
- a CDS encoding signal peptidase I: protein MNLSYSRILYYTTVIVFTAMLLTLIALVALPIILNGFSPLAVVKGYSMLPTLREGDIVIVQKATPEAIRPGDVIIYSTGGKLIIHRVIKVVIRDGEYYYVTKGDNNSLPDFMYFENNIGIPYNRVLGKVVSINDYIVKIPYLGYLALFLKGG from the coding sequence ATGAATTTAAGCTATAGTAGGATACTATATTATACGACAGTAATAGTATTCACAGCAATGCTCTTAACCCTGATCGCCTTGGTTGCTCTACCAATAATCCTGAACGGCTTCTCTCCCCTGGCCGTAGTAAAAGGATACAGCATGCTTCCAACACTAAGGGAGGGAGACATAGTTATCGTGCAAAAAGCGACTCCGGAGGCTATAAGACCCGGCGACGTGATAATATATAGTACTGGGGGAAAGCTCATAATACATAGGGTAATAAAAGTAGTAATCAGAGATGGAGAATACTATTATGTTACCAAGGGAGACAATAATTCACTACCGGACTTTATGTATTTCGAAAACAACATAGGAATACCATATAATAGGGTACTTGGAAAAGTAGTAAGCATCAACGATTATATAGTTAAAATACCTTATCTAGGGTACCTCGCCTTATTTCTTAAAGGAGGTTAA
- a CDS encoding chromatin protein Cren7 gives MSKQPQLKCPKCGSNEVDVERTWQLTSPLPDTQGRITITIMGVVKCRRCGYKWRGVVSKLKVGGGKVEIEGEKMGKVIEGGEEPRPPKEIVLDIDDIMNEE, from the coding sequence ATGAGTAAGCAGCCACAGTTGAAATGCCCTAAATGCGGTAGTAACGAGGTGGATGTTGAGAGAACATGGCAACTCACATCCCCCTTACCGGATACCCAGGGCAGGATCACTATAACAATTATGGGTGTAGTTAAGTGTAGAAGATGCGGGTATAAATGGAGAGGGGTTGTTAGCAAGTTAAAGGTTGGTGGTGGAAAAGTAGAGATAGAGGGGGAGAAGATGGGTAAAGTAATTGAGGGCGGAGAGGAGCCGAGACCGCCTAAGGAAATCGTACTGGATATCGACGACATTATGAATGAGGAGTAA
- the eno gene encoding phosphopyruvate hydratase, whose protein sequence is MYLEIYDDVYVIKDVKARMILDSRGNPTVQVRVVTEGLGIGVANAPSGASTGKHEAVELRDGGKEFKGKGVSKAVENVNKVIAPTIIGLNSRHQYEVDGKLIEIDGTPNKARLGGNAIVATSLAVAKAAASTMGVPLYYYLGGRTAELLPVPLLNIINGGVHAGNKLDFQEFMIVPAGFNSFHDAIRAAVEVYHELKIVLKNKYGPSAVNVGDEGGYAPPLEKIRDALDLLVEAVKKAGYEPGGEIAIALDAASSQFYREDKGVYVIEGRELGRNEMLELYEKLVGDYPIVSIEDPLYEEDFEGFAEMRRRLGDKILIVGDDLFTTNPARLSKGIESNAGNAVLVKVNQVGTLSETIEVVRMAHENRYKAIISHRSGETEDTSIADIAVGLSTGLIKTGAPGRGERTAKYNRLLEIAEELEKPRYPGFRVFPRKP, encoded by the coding sequence ATGTATCTAGAAATATATGATGATGTATATGTAATAAAAGATGTAAAAGCCAGGATGATACTGGATAGCAGGGGTAATCCAACAGTCCAGGTCAGAGTAGTAACAGAGGGTCTTGGAATAGGGGTAGCTAACGCCCCCAGCGGTGCATCCACCGGCAAGCATGAAGCCGTGGAATTAAGGGATGGTGGAAAAGAGTTCAAGGGTAAAGGTGTCTCGAAAGCTGTGGAAAACGTTAACAAAGTAATTGCCCCTACCATAATAGGCTTGAACTCAAGGCATCAATACGAGGTAGATGGTAAACTAATTGAGATAGATGGCACCCCTAATAAGGCCAGGCTTGGTGGAAACGCTATTGTGGCGACAAGCCTCGCTGTAGCCAAGGCTGCGGCATCAACCATGGGTGTGCCCCTATACTACTATCTAGGTGGTAGGACAGCGGAATTACTCCCGGTACCGCTTCTAAATATAATTAATGGCGGGGTACACGCTGGGAACAAGCTAGATTTCCAAGAATTTATGATTGTTCCCGCCGGCTTCAACAGCTTCCACGACGCCATAAGGGCGGCTGTCGAGGTATACCATGAATTAAAAATAGTCTTAAAGAACAAGTATGGTCCTTCAGCAGTTAATGTTGGTGATGAAGGCGGGTATGCTCCTCCCCTCGAGAAGATACGTGATGCACTAGATCTCTTAGTTGAAGCGGTAAAGAAGGCTGGGTATGAGCCGGGTGGAGAGATAGCGATAGCACTTGATGCAGCCAGCTCTCAATTTTATAGAGAGGATAAGGGGGTATACGTCATTGAAGGAAGGGAGTTAGGTAGGAATGAAATGCTTGAATTATACGAGAAACTAGTAGGGGACTACCCGATAGTAAGTATAGAGGACCCGTTATACGAGGAGGACTTCGAGGGATTCGCTGAAATGCGTAGAAGACTTGGGGATAAGATCCTGATAGTTGGAGATGACTTATTTACAACAAACCCTGCCAGGCTCTCTAAGGGTATCGAAAGCAATGCTGGAAACGCCGTATTAGTTAAGGTCAATCAGGTTGGAACCCTGAGCGAAACCATTGAAGTAGTTAGGATGGCACATGAAAACAGGTATAAAGCAATAATCAGTCATAGGAGTGGTGAAACAGAGGACACCAGTATAGCTGATATAGCTGTTGGATTATCCACTGGACTAATTAAGACTGGTGCGCCGGGTAGAGGGGAGAGAACTGCTAAATATAATAGGCTACTAGAGATAGCCGAGGAATTGGAAAAGCCGAGGTATCCTGGATTCAGGGTGTTCCCGAGAAAACCATGA
- a CDS encoding isopentenyl phosphate kinase: MTPLQDTVYVKLGGSFITIKDKPVTLRRESLDAVAEILRQVYGRVKLILGNGGGSFAHYAVRKYCGDGRIDCVVKCHQATRLLNRIITDHLVEAGIPVSSIQTSAVITVSQDGEFKVFSEPVYNFISAGLIPLLYGECIPWSNGYHVVSTEKVFELLAESIKPARIVLLTDVKGVYTCNPSRCSDPVLIKSINKNNISQVLEQLSKEKNNDATGGIYSKVKSMHELSERLGVRVIIASGFSRQDVVNAILHGDISEGTIIEP; encoded by the coding sequence TTGACACCGTTACAGGACACAGTATATGTTAAATTAGGAGGCAGCTTCATAACCATAAAAGACAAGCCTGTCACACTCAGGAGAGAATCCCTCGATGCTGTGGCAGAGATCTTAAGGCAAGTATATGGTAGGGTAAAACTTATACTAGGGAATGGAGGGGGAAGCTTCGCTCACTATGCTGTGAGAAAGTATTGTGGAGACGGACGAATCGATTGTGTTGTGAAATGTCACCAGGCAACAAGGTTATTGAATAGGATAATCACAGATCACCTTGTCGAGGCCGGTATACCTGTATCAAGTATTCAAACAAGTGCAGTGATCACGGTAAGCCAGGATGGGGAATTCAAGGTTTTCTCGGAACCGGTGTACAATTTTATCTCGGCTGGACTCATACCGCTTCTATACGGGGAATGTATACCATGGAGCAATGGATACCATGTGGTATCCACTGAGAAAGTATTCGAATTACTTGCAGAAAGCATTAAACCAGCACGCATTGTGCTTTTAACAGATGTTAAAGGAGTATATACTTGTAACCCTTCCAGGTGTAGTGATCCGGTTTTAATTAAATCTATAAATAAGAATAATATCAGTCAAGTCCTTGAGCAACTTAGCAAAGAGAAGAATAATGATGCAACGGGTGGGATATATAGTAAGGTGAAATCAATGCATGAGTTATCTGAGAGACTAGGGGTTAGAGTGATCATAGCGTCCGGCTTCAGTAGGCAGGACGTTGTTAACGCTATTCTACATGGAGATATCTCCGAGGGTACTATAATAGAGCCATAG
- a CDS encoding glycosyltransferase family 87 protein, with protein sequence MKTGFNTSFLRREWRIIAANIVVFVLAVSGWNYYDVRYFINYWFDYFKEGRLLEIYSGPFRAKVAYPPLAVYLFISTHLIASSIGGNLAVKLIDKLPLIMAFNCIYFILRRRYGSSAGNLWLLNYIGYAIIASFQFDMVAVLFLLMGFIYLTEGRYVRSTIMIVLSALIKQLLAVFFLFIPLILLARRDYRNMAKSIGAAVLTASLFTLPFLIYDPWGFINKVVLFHGSRYPQQYSLWTLPVYLSWFNLASLPSWLTWVWIIPFTLALLIVYVDFYRKGAPQDPDMLLIYFTATSILLLLLNKVGNVNYYLWASLFITIYLSSYFPRLPSKLLSLYIFIPLLIGLIAGFFIEFTAAIVGDDILIVEDSNWVSAEQLIALSVGIDSIIYKFIIYIRSSPAFYTLFSILNNGRSISAVLITIIYNAYLIYMLILVTHHSRWFKH encoded by the coding sequence GTGAAGACGGGCTTTAACACTAGCTTTCTCAGGCGTGAATGGAGAATAATAGCAGCTAACATAGTGGTGTTTGTATTAGCTGTATCCGGCTGGAACTACTATGATGTAAGGTACTTTATAAACTACTGGTTCGACTACTTTAAGGAAGGCAGGTTACTAGAAATATATAGCGGGCCGTTTAGGGCTAAAGTTGCTTATCCACCATTAGCGGTATACCTATTTATTTCAACCCACCTCATAGCTTCTAGCATAGGTGGTAATCTCGCTGTTAAGCTAATAGATAAGCTTCCCTTAATCATGGCATTCAACTGTATATACTTCATCTTGAGGAGGAGATATGGAAGTTCAGCCGGCAATCTATGGCTCTTGAACTACATTGGGTACGCTATAATAGCTAGTTTTCAATTCGACATGGTAGCAGTATTATTCCTGCTCATGGGCTTCATATACTTAACCGAGGGGAGGTATGTGAGGTCAACCATAATGATAGTGCTTTCAGCGCTTATAAAGCAGTTACTAGCGGTGTTCTTTCTATTTATACCATTAATACTGCTTGCCCGGAGGGACTATAGAAATATGGCTAAATCAATAGGGGCAGCCGTCTTGACGGCTTCGTTATTTACCCTGCCTTTCCTCATATATGATCCCTGGGGGTTTATTAATAAAGTAGTATTGTTCCATGGCTCCCGTTACCCCCAGCAATATAGCCTCTGGACCCTCCCGGTTTACCTGAGCTGGTTCAACCTGGCTTCACTCCCTTCATGGCTTACTTGGGTATGGATAATACCGTTTACACTGGCATTACTAATAGTATACGTTGATTTCTATCGTAAAGGGGCTCCTCAGGATCCCGACATGCTGCTAATATATTTTACTGCTACATCAATACTACTACTTTTACTTAATAAAGTCGGGAATGTCAACTACTATCTCTGGGCTTCTCTGTTTATCACGATATATTTATCGAGTTATTTCCCGAGGTTGCCGAGTAAACTACTATCCCTCTACATATTCATCCCACTACTCATAGGGCTTATAGCTGGCTTCTTCATAGAGTTTACTGCTGCAATCGTGGGTGATGATATATTAATAGTGGAGGATTCAAACTGGGTTTCAGCAGAGCAACTTATTGCATTAAGTGTCGGTATAGACTCTATTATATATAAGTTCATTATTTATATACGTAGCTCCCCTGCCTTCTATACTTTATTCAGCATCCTCAATAACGGGAGGAGTATATCGGCTGTATTGATAACCATCATATATAATGCATACCTGATCTATATGTTGATCCTTGTAACACATCATTCTCGGTGGTTTAAGCATTAA